A stretch of the Sphingomonas sp. CL5.1 genome encodes the following:
- a CDS encoding bifunctional precorrin-2 dehydrogenase/sirohydrochlorin ferrochelatase — protein sequence MPALPLFVRLHKRPVILIGAGEAAEAKRRLLERAGAVVVAESEAAALAIVVDDDAAVARLRARGVLVNAVDRPELCDFTLPAIVDRSPVIVAIGTGGASAGLAAALRQRLEAMLPARLGRLADALHAARGAWRARYPGAGERRRAIGAALAAGGALDPLLDHGDAPDAGPSQAGGVAGIVRLRLRSADPDDLTLREARALANADRVTHRPGAPRAILDRARADAARIECAAPPLDAAPGLTVDVEML from the coding sequence CTGCCGGCGCTCCCCCTGTTCGTCCGGCTGCACAAGCGGCCGGTGATCCTGATCGGGGCGGGCGAGGCGGCGGAAGCGAAACGGCGGCTGCTGGAGCGCGCGGGCGCGGTAGTCGTCGCGGAGAGCGAGGCGGCGGCGCTGGCGATCGTCGTGGATGACGATGCCGCCGTCGCCCGGCTCAGGGCGCGCGGGGTGCTGGTCAACGCGGTCGATCGGCCGGAATTGTGCGACTTCACCCTGCCGGCGATCGTCGATCGCTCGCCGGTGATCGTCGCGATCGGCACCGGCGGCGCGTCGGCTGGGCTGGCGGCGGCGCTGCGGCAGCGGCTGGAGGCGATGCTGCCGGCGCGGCTCGGGCGGCTCGCGGATGCGCTCCACGCCGCGCGCGGCGCGTGGCGCGCGCGTTACCCCGGCGCGGGCGAGCGGCGGCGCGCGATCGGCGCGGCGCTGGCGGCGGGCGGCGCGCTCGATCCGCTGCTGGACCATGGCGACGCGCCCGATGCGGGGCCATCGCAAGCCGGTGGCGTGGCGGGGATCGTCAGGCTCAGGCTACGTTCCGCCGATCCCGACGACCTCACGCTGCGCGAGGCGCGGGCGCTCGCCAATGCCGATCGCGTCACGCATCGCCCCGGCGCGCCGCGCGCGATCCTCGATCGCGCCCGCGCCGACGCCGCGCGGATCGAATGCGCCGCCCCGCCGTTGGACGCGGCACCAGGCTTGACCGTGGACGTGGAGATGCTGTGA
- the lysA gene encoding diaminopimelate decarboxylase translates to MDHFTLIDGALHCEGVPLERIAREVGTPVYVYSAATLRRHAQVFREGLESAGRVHLAYAIKANPNIGVLRVLADEGYGADVVSGGELSRALAAGMPAADVVFSGVGKTDRELVKGLEAGIGQFNLELEEEGVVLAALAHARGLTAPAVLRVNPDVDAGTHAKISTGKKENKFGVPIDRAPAIFDRLAPLEGLNLRGVAIHIGSQLFDLAPLEAAYRRVGELVAELRARGHTITHVDLGGGLGVPYRTHDEPPSPADYGAMVARATEGWDVELMFEPGRVIAGNAGVLLTEVIWVKPGVVNPYVIVDAAMNDLARPAMYDAWHDFSAVRPSGETMTANIAGPVCETGDTFAMAREIDRVKRGDLGIFRTAGAYGATMASTYNSRALVPEVLVDGDRYTVVADRIAAETILAAERVPDWL, encoded by the coding sequence GGTCTATGTCTATTCCGCCGCGACGCTGCGCCGCCATGCGCAGGTGTTCCGCGAGGGGCTGGAATCCGCCGGGCGGGTGCATCTCGCTTATGCCATCAAGGCCAATCCCAATATCGGCGTGCTGCGTGTGCTGGCCGACGAGGGCTATGGCGCGGACGTGGTGTCGGGCGGCGAATTGTCGCGCGCGCTGGCGGCGGGGATGCCGGCGGCGGACGTGGTGTTCTCCGGCGTCGGCAAGACCGATCGCGAGCTGGTGAAGGGGCTGGAGGCCGGGATCGGCCAGTTCAACCTCGAGCTGGAGGAAGAGGGCGTGGTGCTGGCCGCGCTCGCCCACGCGCGCGGGCTGACCGCCCCGGCGGTGCTGCGCGTCAATCCCGACGTGGACGCGGGCACGCACGCCAAGATCTCCACCGGCAAGAAGGAGAACAAATTCGGCGTGCCGATCGATCGCGCGCCGGCGATCTTCGACCGGCTAGCGCCGCTGGAGGGGCTGAACCTGCGCGGCGTGGCGATCCATATCGGCAGCCAGCTCTTCGACCTCGCCCCGCTGGAGGCGGCCTATCGCCGTGTCGGCGAGCTGGTCGCGGAGCTGCGCGCGCGGGGGCACACGATCACGCATGTCGATCTCGGCGGCGGGCTGGGCGTGCCGTACAGGACGCATGACGAGCCGCCCTCGCCGGCCGATTACGGCGCGATGGTGGCGCGCGCGACCGAAGGCTGGGACGTCGAGCTGATGTTCGAGCCGGGCCGCGTCATCGCGGGCAATGCCGGCGTGCTGCTGACAGAGGTGATCTGGGTCAAGCCGGGCGTCGTGAACCCCTATGTGATCGTCGACGCGGCGATGAACGACCTCGCGCGCCCGGCGATGTACGACGCGTGGCACGATTTCTCCGCCGTGCGCCCGAGCGGCGAGACGATGACGGCCAATATCGCCGGCCCGGTATGCGAGACGGGCGACACCTTCGCGATGGCGCGCGAGATCGACCGGGTGAAGCGCGGCGACCTCGGCATCTTCCGCACCGCCGGCGCCTATGGCGCGACGATGGCCTCGACCTATAACAGCCGCGCGCTGGTGCCGGAGGTGCTGGTGGACGGCGACCGCTATACGGTGGTGGCGGACCGGATCGCCGCCGAGACGATCCTCGCCGCCGAGCGGGTGCCGGACTGGCTGTGA